DNA sequence from the Nitrospirota bacterium genome:
TCATCCACTTACTCAGATGGTACAAAATGAGCTCGTCTGTTTAATTGATAACATTCCTCTGTCTGCTCATGGCAGAAGGGTCGTTCCTCTCCATAGGTAATAGTCGTAATTCTTTCAGGGGCTATACCCCTGGCAACGAGATATCTTTTAGTTGCCCGGCTCCTGCGCTCACTGAGGGTTAAGTTATAATCATTTGTCCCCCGTTCATCGGTATGTCCTTCAATGATAATCTGCTTATCAGGATTTTCTTTAAGAGATTGAATGTTTCTATTAAGTATCGGGTATGAATCAGGTCTCAT
Encoded proteins:
- a CDS encoding OmpA family protein → MRPDSYPILNRNIQSLKENPDKQIIIEGHTDERGTNDYNLTLSERRSRATKRYLVARGIAPERITTITYGEERPFCHEQTEECYQLNRRAHFVPSE